The following is a genomic window from Phaseolus vulgaris cultivar G19833 chromosome 6, P. vulgaris v2.0, whole genome shotgun sequence.
gcaatgaattttatgtaaataataatatttaattatagttgaaataaattaaaattgtgtaTTGAAtgatagtaagttatgtaatattttgattaggttatttgataaataaaatttatgttggagttttgttttagaaaaaaatgttgtttaatATTGTATTGTTTCATATTTGGGTATaattagttttatataaaaaaaattataattttaaggtTTATAGGGTCCAATTTTATCCCATTCAAAATGAAGATTATTGATTTACTTACAAATGATCAAATTCGGTACCTGATCCGATGATGTGTCGACACAAATAAGGAAGACTAAATACTCAACATATCCATTATGAAATAGATGATTTAGTTATGAACAAGTGAAAAAAGTGTTCATATTGTAGGAGTAAAATTCTCAATAAAAACAACTATTCATATAAACAAGCTTCATAGTTAAATTTAGTTCCAACTTTCATTATCAATTTCCTCATATTTTTTCTTACCTATATGTATTTAAATGCAACATAAATCCATAAAACTAACCaactaatatttaaaatcacaatctttataacaaattttcaaacaccttttattatctttataattttattaaatttatatttgttctctttttttacaattattaaaacaatattttttacatcAAATTTATCCACTATTTACGTTAACTAATATGatgtatattaatattttttttttctttaaaatacgTATGTTAATAAATATTGACTTAGACAAAAGTCATACCATAATGACACACTTCAGTTTAAATCCAATTGCACAAAAATCATGTAAGGTTTACATAACTTCAAGATAACATGATTTGAAGTAAAGTTATGTATGATATGActttacttaaaaataattaaaaattgtgTCATTATGATATGATTTCGTGATCTTAAagtaagttttttaaaatcagTCAAATTTCAGGATAAAATTACACTATGttgtttttgataaaaaaaaactcagctTACTTGAGCCACATGTCAAGGTgcctataaaaaaaagtttttgagAGTGAAGTCGAAATCCATTTAGAAGAGCTCACTTCGTCGTTGGAGCTAATTAATTACCCAAAGGAAAATGGTTCATTGATCATTAACCATTTGAAACCATTGATGCAAGAAATAATTAACCTTGGATAGCTGCAAGCTGGCAAAAGGTGTAAGGCGTTGTGAAAACAAGTTAGCTGAAAACTGAAGTTCCACTCGTGACTGTAGCCACCATAATTCATGACCTAGGTGACAACAACAATTATATACTGTTGTATATTAAAAGCACGCATCAACCCAAGGAAACATACCCGTTTTCACTTTTCGCTTTTTTCGTCTCTTTCTAATTCTGCGTATAATGCTTGGGCGGCGGAAATAATTTCTCTTTTCCACTTCTCATCACATGCCTCATGCACCTTTAGAACTATACAATCATTCAATTATTCATTCTCAATTTAAACACCACCTAAAAGTTGACGTGCAAAACCCAAAACCTAATTGCCTACTGCATACCCTGCTAAAATCCTTCGTTTATAATTccattcttatttattttctagTTTGAAAGTAAACTATTAAGCGGCTATAAAAAGCCTTGTTTCAACTCTCACTGCATCAACATCAACATCAACATCGAAAGGTTGATTGTTTTCAACCCAATGGCAGTTCCCTCAGGTTTTGTTGGCACCATGCTGATACTTTTCGGTATAGCTTTGGTAGCTGGGGTTGAGGCCAAGTCCAGGGCTTTCTTTGTGTTTGGAGATTCACTCGTTGACAGTGGTAACAACAATTACTTGGCCACCACTGCACGAGCCGATTCTCCTCCTTATGGCATTGACTATCCAACTGGCAAAGCAACTGGTCGCTTTTCCAATGGCCTCAACATTCCTGATCTTATCAGTTAAGTATCATTGCATATAAATAATCAATGTTTTGTCATCGCTAGTGTTAGAATTAACCATGCatgtatatataattagttaacCTGTTTTGTTGATTATCAGGTGAAGGAATGGGTGGTGAATCCGTGTTGCCATATTTGAGTCCACAACTAAAAGGTGACAATCTTCTGAATGGAGCCAACTTTGCTTCCGCTGGAATTGGCATTCTTAACGACACTGGAGCTCAGTTTGTGAGTGTGTTGCTGCTACTTGTTTCTTTTGTTGGTATAGTAATACGCAGATATGTTCAGAAGTAATCATGGTCGAGTTACGTACTAAATATATATAAGGGTCTGAATTTTTTTGTATATAAACTTGTTGTACACAAATAATCTCCCTAAGTTAATTCTGCAGCTAAACATAATCAGAATGTATAGACAGTTGGACTACTTTGAAGAATACCAGCAACGAGTGTCCATTCTAACTGGAGTAGCGCGGGCAAAGAAACTTGTGAACCAAGCATTGGTCCTCATCACTGTTGGTGGCAACGATTTTGTAAACAATTACTACTTGGTACCTTATTCTGCAAGGTCTCGCCAGTTTTCGCTGCAGAATTATGTCAAATATCTCATTGTGGAGTACCGTAAACTCTTGATGGTAAGCGAATCACTCTCGCATGTCGATTGACACACACATTATTGCTTAAATTAATTTGTCACAAATTATTACAGAGGCTGTATGATCTGGGAGCTCGAAGAGTAATCGTGACAGGAACTGGACCAATGGGTTGTGTTCCAGCAGAACTGGCCTTGCGTGGAACAAGTGGAGGATGTTCTGCTGAACTTCAACGAGCTGCATCACTCTACAACCCTCAACTGCAACACATGATTCAAGGACTCAACAAGAAAATTGGCAAAGACGTTTTTATCGCTGCAAATACAGCACTGATGCACAATGATTTCGTAAATAACCCTGCAGCATATGGTACTTGATCACtgcatatatataataaacttTCATGCATGTCAACTTGATTCCAATAATTGTgttcatattaattaaatacaaaGTAATTAAGACGTTAATGtatgttgttgttgttgagcaGGATTTACTACATCAAGAATTGCTTGCTGTGGGCAAGGACCGTACAACGGGATTGGGTTATGCACACCACTCTCAAACTTGTGCCCAGACAGAAACTTGCATGCGTTTTGGGATCCATTCCATCCATCCGAAAAGGCAAGCAGAATCATTGTGGAGCAGATTATGTCGGGTTCTAAACGATACATGAAACCAATGAACCTCAGCACCGTCCTAGCACTGGATGCTACAAAATGACAAACACTTACGATGTCTTCTTTGTGATTGGAATGGTGATTGTTATAAACTTGTATCGACTATCAGgtgttttttgttttgtgtGTGCGACTGTCACAGTCTTTAGAGTTGTTATTTCGCGAACAAATTATTGatcaattaaataattttactcAATCTTCTCCGCTTTTTTCCTTGgcctttctttttttatatatactctGCATCTTGCTTATAAACTCGAGGACATTAACAAGAAAACCATGTCTTTGGCGGAGTAATTGAAAGCCATGCATGCTTTTAGTTCTCTGGATTGTAATTGAGTATTTCAGATTTGTATAAAGGTTGGGAGATGTCAAGTGtcctgtttttgtttttatttattaatttattgttgataaaaaaataaaaaaataaacaagaaaACCAATAAGATCCAGTGAGAAATTGCAGTAGAGTACGTTATTTGAATCGAGAAATTATACTTTTAGTATTTCTACATGTTGCATACAAAAAGGGGTAAATTAAAAGAAGAGTGAAGTCCCTTTCGTGATGACCAGCATGAGTTCAGAACTTCAACCACCTTTCTTTCCTATTAAAGAGTAAGTCcacacatt
Proteins encoded in this region:
- the LOC137831847 gene encoding GDSL esterase/lipase At5g33370-like, coding for MAVPSGFVGTMLILFGIALVAGVEAKSRAFFVFGDSLVDSGNNNYLATTARADSPPYGIDYPTGKATGRFSNGLNIPDLISEGMGGESVLPYLSPQLKGDNLLNGANFASAGIGILNDTGAQFLNIIRMYRQLDYFEEYQQRVSILTGVARAKKLVNQALVLITVGGNDFVNNYYLVPYSARSRQFSLQNYVKYLIVEYRKLLMRLYDLGARRVIVTGTGPMGCVPAELALRGTSGGCSAELQRAASLYNPQLQHMIQGLNKKIGKDVFIAANTALMHNDFVNNPAAYGFTTSRIACCGQGPYNGIGLCTPLSNLCPDRNLHAFWDPFHPSEKASRIIVEQIMSGSKRYMKPMNLSTVLALDATK